A stretch of Branchiostoma lanceolatum isolate klBraLanc5 chromosome 14, klBraLanc5.hap2, whole genome shotgun sequence DNA encodes these proteins:
- the LOC136448229 gene encoding cytochrome c oxidase assembly protein COX18, mitochondrial-like, which translates to MMFATLVFRKSSVIQVLTPMSRLWGRPSCRHVATSRLQVSFTRTFLLRSPTHPLSQGASCLPACRQSSAEPTNFHLCNMTPQQASAEPTNFHLCNMRPQQASAEPTNFHLCNMRPQQASAEPSNFHLCNMRPQQASAEPTNFHLCNMRPQQASILPRIFSRNRTFLPITLPCLTPQDVSSLVAKRHVSTETAAPPSGWYADMFGPESPPVRAAMGLLEQVHLHTGLPWWATIAMTTVALRLGLTLPLAVYQAHVIARVETLQPELARFAAALRRRVAIAGQQRGWTEKQMRAKFNVKMREFRTSLFIRDNCHPFKGSLLVWVQLPLFICVSFALRHMTGTFQGAQGAASPVLQPDMASQGALWFTDLTAADPTLLLPVLLGTLNLLIVEMHSLQQTEKTRTQKVVTNFFRGVSVVMVMVAAYMPAAMTLYWTSSSAVGLTQNILLKLPRLRKACRIPPTPRDSPTPFRDMAATARQKLGREGKPPGKS; encoded by the exons ATGATGTTTGCCACCTTGGTATTTAGGAAAAGTTCCGTTATTCAG GTTCTGACCCCGATGTCGCGGCTGTGGGGTCGGCCCAGCTGCCGCCATGTCGCCACCAGCAGACTGCAGGTTTCCTTCACCAGAACGTTTCTCCTCAGGAGTCCCACTCACCCGCTATCCCAGGGTGCTTCCTGTCTCCCAGCCTGCAGACAGTCTTCCGCAGAACCCACAAACTTTCACCTCTGTAACATGACACCTCAACAGGCCTCCGCAGAACCCACAAACTTTCACCTCTGTAACATGAGACCTCAACAGGCCTCCGCAGAACCCACAAACTTTCACCTCTGTAACATGAGACCTCAACAGGCCTCCGCAGAACCCTCAAACTTTCACCTCTGTAACATGAGACCTCAACAGGCCTCCGCAGAACCCACAAACTTTCACCTCTGTAACATGAGACCTCAACAGGCCTCAATCTTACCCAGGATTTTCTCAAGAAATAGGACGTTTCTCCCAATCACTCTTCCCTGCCTGACACCTCAGGATGTCTCCAGTCTTGTTGCTAAGAGACACGTCTCCACGGAGACGGCCGCGCCCCCGTCGGGCTGGTATGCGGACATGTTTGGCCCGGAGTCACCCCCCGTGCGGGCGGCCATGGGGCTGCTGGAGCAGGTGCACCTCCACACCGGCCTGCCCTGGTGGGCCACCATCGCCATGACGACGGTGGCGCTGCGGCTGGGCCTGACCCTCCCGCTGGCGGTGTACCAGGCGCACGTGATCGCCCGCGTCGAGACACTCCAGCCCGAGCTCGCCCGGTTCGCCGCCGCGCTGCGCCGACGGGTCGCCATCGCCGGGCAGCAGCGCGGCTGGACCGAGAAACAGATGAGGGCAAAGTTCAATGTCAAG ATGCGAGAATTCCGCACGTCGCTGTTCATCCGAGACAACTGCCACCCGTTTAAGGGCAGCCTGCTGGTGTGGGTGCAGCTCCCGCTCTTCATCTGTGTGTCCTTCGCTCTCAGGCACATGACTGGCACCTTCCAGGGCGCACAGGGGGCag CCTCCCCCGTCCTGCAGCCGGACATGGCCTCCCAGGGGGCCCTGTGGTTCACTGACCTGACGGCCGCTGACCCCACCCTGCTGCTGCCCGTCCTGCTGGGAACCCTCAACCTGCTCATCGTGGAG ATGCACAGCCTCCAGCAGACAGAGAAGACTCGGACTCAGAAAGTCGTCACCAACTTCTTCAGGGGCGTGTCTGTCGTCATGGTGATGGTGGCAGCCTACATGCCAGCG GCCATGACGCTCTATTGGACGTCTTCTTCAGCTGTCGGGCTCACCCAAAACATCCTCCTCAAGTTGCCACGGTTACGGAAAGCCTGTCGCatcccccccacccccagggaCTCCCCCACCCCCTTCCGAGATATGGCCGCCACCGCACGGCAGAAACTTGGACGGGAGGGAAAACCGCCAGGAAAATCCTGA